One region of Gemmatimonadota bacterium genomic DNA includes:
- a CDS encoding aminotransferase class V-fold PLP-dependent enzyme encodes MKPSLDPLVPVDEFPVAQTCTYINAANVTPMYRPAAAAITEWYRDVAEHGSNHFDEEAEATVFDELHRQAARLFNASPTDIAAGSSTTELLSSLAWAVIPGAEANVVSTDVSFPASVYPWRRVANHTGCEIRLAHARGETVDPDRVRDLVDDNTAVVALSHVEFRSGQRWDLAAFAEIAHRHGALLVVDATQSAGAVPIDAPGMGVDAVAAGAYKWLCGPFGVAVMYLAPHLYTSLEPGLVGFRSQKDIWDIRTDPPDYPEDASRFEFSTMAYGLSGGFAKSIGFLVDTGIDRIFEHNQVLADHLIDGLAAIGAEVTSPRDADQRSAIVTARFPGRDVSEVARYLKQASVMVALRGPVIRFSPHLYNRMADVERALEVISGMP; translated from the coding sequence ATGAAGCCGTCCCTGGATCCGCTGGTACCGGTTGACGAGTTCCCAGTAGCGCAGACCTGCACGTATATCAACGCGGCCAACGTGACGCCCATGTACCGTCCGGCGGCCGCAGCGATCACCGAATGGTACCGGGACGTCGCCGAGCACGGCAGCAACCACTTCGACGAAGAAGCCGAAGCCACGGTCTTCGACGAACTCCACCGGCAGGCAGCCCGGCTCTTCAACGCTTCTCCGACAGACATCGCCGCGGGATCCAGCACCACGGAACTCCTGAGTTCCCTTGCCTGGGCGGTCATTCCCGGCGCGGAGGCCAACGTTGTCAGCACCGACGTTTCCTTCCCCGCCTCGGTCTACCCCTGGCGTCGCGTCGCCAACCACACGGGCTGCGAGATCCGGCTTGCGCACGCGCGGGGAGAGACCGTCGATCCGGATCGCGTCAGGGACCTCGTGGACGACAATACGGCGGTGGTGGCCCTGTCCCATGTGGAGTTCCGCAGCGGCCAGCGCTGGGACCTCGCCGCCTTTGCAGAGATCGCACACCGTCACGGCGCACTGCTGGTCGTGGATGCCACGCAGTCCGCGGGCGCGGTGCCCATCGACGCGCCCGGCATGGGCGTGGACGCCGTGGCCGCCGGGGCGTACAAGTGGCTGTGCGGCCCATTCGGCGTGGCCGTCATGTACCTCGCGCCGCACCTCTACACGAGCCTCGAACCCGGCCTGGTGGGTTTTCGAAGTCAGAAGGACATCTGGGATATCCGCACCGATCCGCCCGACTACCCGGAGGACGCGTCCCGGTTCGAGTTCAGCACCATGGCTTACGGGCTGTCCGGCGGGTTCGCGAAATCGATCGGGTTCCTCGTGGACACGGGGATCGACCGGATCTTCGAACATAACCAGGTCCTGGCCGACCACCTCATCGACGGCCTGGCCGCGATCGGCGCCGAGGTCACCTCCCCGCGGGATGCCGACCAGCGTTCGGCCATCGTCACCGCCCGTTTTCCGGGCCGCGATGTCTCCGAAGTGGCTCGGTACCTGAAGCAGGCCAGCGTCATGGTCGCCCTGCGCGGCC